ACTTTTGCGTAATGATAGTGCCGCTTCATGTCGAAAAAATAATGGATTCATAATAACAGGCATTTTTACGGTAAACCTCATATCTTTAAGAATGGCGCGCCTGATAAAACGAAATTGAGGGAGAAATTTGCCTAAAGTAGGTACTACAAGTGATTCacgctgtaaaaaaatatacctATCATGTAAGTACTTATTTTGCGAaaatattttgtacttttaacATATTTGGTAAAGTAATAATTGGGCTACTATCTATAAATGCTCTTAGCGCTAATAataatttgttttgattttaacAACAAAGAATAACATTAATAAAACACTATCAATAAACTTCTTAAACATTTCATGTAAAGTTTACTAGATTTCCACCCACTCACAAATGGAATTCTTTAAACACCATAAAAGCTGACTAATTATATACCTAGGTAGGTAGAGCGTTTGGCTGGAACATATTGAGCTTTTGAATCTATCAATTTATTATGTTACAATAATACCTGTCTCTCACTTAGTTAATAGAGAATTTACAGTATTTCGTTGCATGAAATGACATTTTGTATTCATTCTGAAATAATCAGACCCTGAGAATGGAATTTTACTATACATATATATAGAATGGTTTCTGCAACTTACCTATAAATAGTGAGGTTCATTTTCGAAAATTAAGTGGCAAAACCCTACTGAGCGTAAGGAGTGATTTGGTTGTGAAGATCGCGTAAGAGCTTACTTTGTAACTTAAATTAAGATTCCCTGAGGTTAGTAAGTAGGTAGGAATATGGCAACGATTGACTTTTGTAAGAGGTGGTGCAATAGCCAGACTTTTTCCAAAGGCTGCTGCTTTGGAAACCATCCTAACAAGCTGCTTTCCTTAGGATTCATTCCTAATGCTGAATACCGTTCCATCGTTTCATGTAAAGTAATGATCCGTTTTCCACACTCACTTTATGGTTGAAGATCTATTACGATATATTCCAAAGATTCAATAGTTAATGCTCCATATATGAGTTTCATAATAAATTAACgataatttaattatttgtagAACGATCAAACTTCATAAAGCCAAGTCTAGAACTCAATGACTATAGTTTAAATTCTGTTCGAAAAATGTACTGAATTTACAGGAAGAAAAAGCAATTTAACTTTATACTTGAATCGAAGGATAttgagtaaaaatttgcattggtCCACATTACTTTACGTTtaatttcgagggaaaacatTTTCTCCACGACTGAAGGAATTTTGGTAAGTTCAAAGATAATCCAAAAGAGACCAATTCAATGATCTTCTATAAGACTATATATAATCGAATATTGACCAATCTCCGGAGCCTTAAAATTCGACTTTTCAAAGTATTTAGAAGCTGTCGTAGGTAGAAACGCTGCAATTGACGTGTATAAATGATGAGTGGTGAAACAAGCTATATTGTTGGCAATATTGAGCTTTTTTGTTAGTACAGGATCACTAACTTATGAATGTCTGATTTTCCATCCAACGCTTCAAGAACGACAATATGTTTTTTTGATGTCGGTATAGAATTCAACCCCTTACACAACAGGAGCATGCAGAGCTTTACAATACGAGGCATGCGTTGAGGAAGTCCTCTCAGAATTAAGTGTGCATACACTTATATTGTGAACTTTATTTCTAAAACGGCTCGATAAAGTCTCTTTTCGCCACAAAAAAGGATGAGATTGAGTTCAATTAAAGTGAATTGCCGAGATAAAAGTTAGTTTGATTGCATGGCACAGACTACCCGTGTGGCGCAAATCGACTTGAAAATCAGTATCTTTCAAGATTAAAGTCAGTCGAACGTCACTTTAACAACGCAGTAACGTCAATGTGATGAATATAAATATAGATATTGATGTCAGAACACAATCAGCCTGACCAATCTGACGTCACAGAGACTCTAAAGGATTATATTGAACTTTTTTCACTTGGGATCATGGGGGGTAGTGATCTCGTAGTCAAGGGCTTAATCTAAATTAGAGTTAATGATTTTGCCGATATGCGCACACTAAAGGGAAAACGGTGAAAtgacaaaatttcctgattgtAATCCATCATAAACGGAATTTCCGGTAATTTTACGATCTTTCGGTAATTTCACTGTGGTTGTGTTCATTCGGTATGTACCAAAACCCGAAATCGGAGCGGGGAGGTGTGTCAAATTATTGGAAAAGCAGAAGGATTTTTCCGTTCTTCCGATAATTTTGCGAGCCTGTGGTAAAGTGACTGGcctttccttcattttggaaaaaattgcctCAGCACCCGATTCTTAAGTTAATCGTGTTTGAAAACAAATCGGTGAACTTGCTGAGAACACAGAGAATTACCGCAAGATAATAAAAATGTCGGAAATTTCCGGGGAGTTGCAACCAAGGATACTGGTGATACTTTGGTGTATCAAAAAGTGAATTCCCTCTCGTTATAAAATAACGTTGGTTTTTAACAGACATTAAACCTTTTTAGACGGAAAGGAGAAAAGAGTAAAGAGAGTAACACTCCCTCAAAGATCGCAGCTTCaccatttcgacggtgaaactgcaaaaatgcgtatctcggttgcgagGTTTCAAAGTTCCCGctcctatgttattttttacaaagagaCTAAACACGAAtcatgctttgaaattttcacagaatattcctcacttagagaggaaaaattaccgGATTTTTCAAGAGATGACGTTTACTAGTTTACGATGTAGACAATAAATTATGACcggaagtttgcaacgccgcaaaccaagatacacattttttcagttccaccgtcgatgcattcaggaaaatttcagcTTTTCCTCAGTCTGAAAAGATTTAAAATCGGTTTAAAACTACTCATTTTTAGTTCTCCAAGGAagtgccttatttttgaaaaattttccggggtCTCTTTCCTGCCTGTAGAGCTTCGCATATAAAGTGCATGCACTCTTAATTTAACAACAAACACGTACTTCAAACAGACAAACTTTTCGATTTGCCGAAACTTTCGcgatttttaaaagtaagtttTTACAGAGGAGGGTCGGGGATGACCGACTCTCGAATGGGTAGGGCTTATTTTTTGTCGTCTTTGGGGCTTTTCGAGGGCGACGGTGAAGGGGCGCCGTTGGAGGGGGGGCCAGCGTCCCCGTTGGATTCGGGCGCGTCGTTGGAGCCGTTGACGGAGGACTTGCCCGCTTTTTCGTCGTGCTTGTCTTCCGGCTTGGACGGGCAGTCCGCGATGAGGTGGGCGTCTGACTTGCAGAAGTGACACCTCTTCGGCTGCGGGCCCAGGGAGCATTTCGCCGCCAGGTGGTTCGCGAACTCGCCGCAGTTGTAACACCTGCCACATAAATTAAAGTCATTTATCCATTTAGTTAAgacatagaataaagagaccagcgtcaacagaagcgaaagccaCCGCCATTTTTATGTCATcggagctagagtccctttatactgagagtcaagacaatgtgactccatttctgattggttaccgtattttaggcctccactgTGTctcaaacgggaatgaagattgcattttcaccatTTGCAAATATTATGATCTgtaatggaccgaggaattacgggttcggcaaggaacaaacggaatgagagaaaggaatttgagaatgggccgatcaaagattacgaaaaacgttcaattcgtgtaatctttattcccgtttgtggctccatgagggggtgttgtctgactctcagtataaagggactctaatcaaAGCGAAAATGAGTTAATAAGTACTGTTTACGTCTTCGGCATGTCGACGATCTGAAGAGGCCGAATGATAACGGATACAGACGTTTTTTCGgaagtaaaatatatttttttacacttaTTCACCGTTAATTTGGAGAAGTACCGTAAAGTTGCTTGAATTTTGTTCCTTTCCAATTTTATAATTGTAGGTCAACATCACATCAGGTTTCAATGAGTACGAAGATTGACCGAGCctgggaagaaaaatgttaccaTTGGTTCTTACGGAGCTTTCGCTTCTGTTAGCGTAGTCTACTTATTCCATGGTTAAGACTAGAGTGCCTGTATGAGGAGAGTGCGGACAAGTCGGtagttttggaggttaggtcaaGGTGCTCTTAGGGCCctaaagggcagccaacctatgcattcaaattttctaaaatgtttcatgtTTACAAGTTTTATAGATCACacatttgacttagtttttgcataaatttactcattctTCCGGAAGGACGCTCATTTATAAACACTCTTGGTTATTCAGCTTTGACATTAGAATCTGAAGATTGCCAACGgcatttttccagtgtttttcgAGGTGAATTGACTGCGCCCTTTCGGGCCTTAGGAGTTACAAGTCCATGCTCTCCTCACCTCAGTGTTTTAGTTAGGACCAAAGTATTATCGgcaatttggactgcattttgcaatttcgagctataaattctggctcatctggaaaaacacttatgttcacagggaaactaatggcacatacgttgttcttaaaccgggccagaatttatagttccaaattgcaaaatgcagtccatttaatagGAGATCATTAACGTTGTGTGAACGTagacggatccagacacttttaacgggagggggagggggggtcgaTAGAGGGCTCAGGGGTTTTCCCTCGGGAGATTTTCGACATTTTAAAGCATTGAGTATGCACTTTGAGTgcatttcgtcatgaataattaccaaacacaaacttccttctcttctttactccgttccttccttccttctttctttcttccctttttcttcttcctcttattcaGACGaaccggaggggggggggggggggtcgtgcgCCTACCACAACCCCTTCTTGAATCCGCCTATGTGTGTGAATTGTTTTCTCTGTAAGATTCTGAAAGGTGGtgtggcgtgaacaatcgatttatcgataggTCTcgatttgaagctatagtatagagtcgattattgaggtgttcgttacgaacaccctgtttattgattttttccccataggtttaaatggcagagcaatcgataaatcccaaagcacgccaagccactgattctgaagaggaaacatgttgacggtgaaactccccAACAACGTACCTAGTTTGCGAAGTTTTCAAATCTCCGAtccggttttatttttttggaggataaaAAAACAATGTCATGCCTCGAAgtttttacaggattttttcTGTACACAGAAGAACAATGAtgacagtttttaagaattttgcCGTTGAGAATTTTACCATTTGACAAACTAGGTACGGTAGGAAATCTGCAATGTCGCAAggcgagatacgtgatttgggaatttcaccgagttttaaatggacgtatttctatcagacggaactatgtgcattatgacgtgagccctgttaaatATGTAGGCATTCTTATGGTACTCAgagctcatatcttaatgcacataattccgtttggcaggaatacgtctaAATAGGTTTGGAGTCAACTGCTCTgtacatttcagttcaaaatttttaataatgTAGCTATTCCGccatcaatttttcagatagccCATAGAGCGCATCCTCTGTCATTTATACATAGTTATCTTTGCGAGGATTAATGTCTTGTTTCGTGTAAAAAACTGCCCATAACTCAATCATATCAAACTCCACCTAACAAGtatgtcgatttttttttgatctATTCTGTTCTCTATATGATTAACAAtacaaaaaaacaatttattttcaaatttttccgggaaagcaaTATGAGGTAAATGCGAGCGTTCGTTtccttttgagatttttttcccTCCCGATTTCGAATCTTCTCAGAAATCTCTAgggatgaaaaataaacctgCCAATAGTAGTGAAAATCTATCACTACGCTATCCTCATTTTGATCGTGAAACTTCATTCGAATCTGCAATAAGAATCTTACCTCAAGATTTAGCCCGcagttcttttcttttcctttttctcactGCAATTTGAGCTGGTTAAAGTAAGTCCAAATAGGGCCCCATAGTACTAACTCTCTTCACAGTGCCGCAAAGATCTCCCACCCCAATTTTACTATTTTGTTCATGATGATATGAAGAATACAAATTTGAAAGCATTCAatattgaaataagtaaaatgaGGCTCCAAAATTATCGAGGCCTAAGAATGAATCTCTCACTATTTGATACCTTTATTAATTGATCATGTACCTGAATTTCCGGAATCTTTTCTTGGAAACAGGTCTCCGGCTGGAACCAACGCAAGGTGATCCTTTGGGTCCGGTTACTAAAGTTGCTTCAAGTCCCTTTCCAGTCGCTTTACACTCAAATTCTACTTCTTCTCCATCTCCTAGCGACCGGAATCCACTCATTTGGATAACACTCTGGAAAAACCATAGAAAATGTTATAAGATTCTGGGAAAAGTGCCAAAATAAAACTATTAGGATGATTGTTTCGCTTCAGAATTTTCTTAGATTCATCGCATCGATAACAAATGAATTAAGTAACTTAACAAGGGAAGAACAAATCATCACCTTACGGCTAAAGTATTACAAGtgtcatatcgacggtgaaactaccaaaccacgtatctcgtttgcggtgtttaaaaatctacgctcacattttatttttttgaagtagaccaaattaatatcattccttgaaattttcacggaattttctccgcacaaagaggaaaaatcacagacattttcaagactggatgttaagtagttttttatttaaaaaataaagtatgacaggaagtctgcgacgtcgcaaaccgagatacgtggtttggtagtttcaccgtcgatatgcgatttttaaaaatttccgccgtcattcaatttttttacagaggaattgttggttaaatttgtttgaaaatttcacagaattttatcggcagcagaAAGTGaattcagtgcaattttcagACTACTTCGTTGAACCATTTccctgtagaaaaataaaatggcggcaggagtttttaaacgtcacatggcgcttgtgacactttgACCCGGAGGTAACGAAATATGTCCGTTTAAGAGACTTGAAGGACTCATTCCACGAAAGAACATTcaataaagcaaaaaaaaaaaaaaaagaaagaaaaagaaattgtacaATTGGGTTGGAATTTTGGAATTAAACTTTTCGAATGCAAACATTGTGATGCATGCCTACGTCCCCATGAATAATTTGCAAGGGATCGAGTTCATTTTTGCAACAAAGTATGTAAAGTAGCAATTCCATCCGGCATAGTGCTTGGCCTCTAACATTGGAAGAATTAAGCTATTGGATAATTTTCTctatttgcttaattttttttccaacgaaaTTCTATCCGTTTTGACTCATGTTTGATTTTAAATGTGTTAGCACCTCGTGTGCTTAAAGGTTCATAAAACGCCCCATTGTCAAAAAACTCTAACAGCTAactttaaaaattcggaaagaTCTATACCGGCCACATTATTCTCGGTTTCAGAAACCTTACTTCGTTGATGCAATCGAGCTTTTTTCTATCGTTCGGTTTAGCTTGAAACATCGGTTGCATCAACCAAAAATTCGGTTTCTAGAACCGAAATAACAGTTACATGAACCGAATATCAACGGCCGATGTAGAACACCGTACTTACGGCTCAAACGACAGAATCTTTTTTTCTGCGCGGAAATGTTGAAGAAAATAATCGTTTTTTTATTGAGGTGCATTTCTTAAATATATTGAATGTGTTGGAGGATATCACAAAACGGGCATAGTTTTGCGccgattcaatttttcatcggtaagtggagtgtagccaagtgctagaaataacgtaacattttttgaaaaaacttacttttattGATACATATAAaagaccgaagcttttcgaagcaaacgcttcatcgtcagggtcacaattATTGTCTGAAATTAAGTTATGACCTTTGACATTTATACTTTGTGatcctgacgatgaagcgcttgcttcgaagagcttcggtcaaattttatacgtatcaataaaatgtaagtttcttaaaaaaatgttacattatttctagcattTGGCTACACTCCATTCACCGATATATTCAGTGCTGCTACCTTTTAGACATTGTTTCGACAATGACATAGATAGTTCGCTGATCTTGATCtgttttttaggtaaaaaaaccacagaaataattgaaattggCAAAATATTGAACCCGCAGATGGTCAAGCACACGAATATGTGTAACATAATTAGAGCATATCGTGCATGGAACGTGCGAGCCAGAAGCggaaacaatttttgagttTGCTATCATTTTCCTCGCTTTTTTACGATTGAACGATCGCAccaagtaatttttaaaaattttcctgtttaTTTTTCCAGGTGAATAATCTCTGCGCTGGAAATGCGAAGGCCTAACCTGCTGTGCTACAGAGAAGCGTCGTATGTGTATCTAGAACTAGATGTAGCCAAATTTTCCTGtatgaaatattcatttttcagtgaatacttttccttgcaatttttggatactgtgaattaaattgcgaatgaaattctctgagaacttggaagaaaagtatacacgtgctttcctaaaaatttgtaatttatgaaaggaaattttataaCGCCAGGAGGCTTATACGGTGTATTACCGAAGCAGCCATAAACACCGAAGCCGGTTGCTGAAGTACAAACCGTGTAGGAGGAGCATGTACACATCTAAACTCAGAAACTACGTATCTTGATTGCTTTGCTCccaaatgttcaatttttttcaaattgtaagGAGAAATGAGTTAATGTGGTGATGAGAGATGTTGTAATGTGATGAGAGCCACGTGGGAGAGAAGGGGTGTGCTCTTTAGTGGAGGGCCGTAAGGATTAACAAGAATTATAAAGCGCCCGTGTCGTCAGCGTGGACGACCAGGACGAAAATCTTGACTTTCGGAGTCTTTAACTGATGAGCTCTGCTaacaacgctcttttgccatgcccgcggctcatgagtgacgcatacagttggcgcttagttccgtttggtaaaatgtaaaatcccgcttttctatTTCCTCAAAGGGAATAATGCCcacatttacattgtttcttatccatcTTTAAAGGGCCAGAAGATCTATGCTTTAGAGAAcgcaccccatcttttccacccgcacatagctctgtttggtaaaaatacgtccaatggagatgttgcatgtgtgaggaatttgcgttttgactactgatttttatgtaaaagttcgcgagaaacacgatggtgccactggttttctctgaaattaactcccaagctcaaaaaaagctctcaagttgaggccaaaatggataTGGAAatggatatcccacgctatcctgagagtccacctctacatcaagacaaactctctatgcaaagatagggagcaaatacattagcagtgatgccgtgttttcagttttagagtcagTTTTAGTGAcagccctgttaatgtattttctccctatctttgcatggagagttggtcttgatgtagaggtggactctcaggatagcatgggatatcccctccatttgggcttcaacttgagagctttttttgagcttggaagttgatttcagagaaaaccaggggcaccatcgtgtttatcgcgaacttttacataagaatcaacagtcaaatcgcaaattcctcacacatgcaacatctccattcgaggAATACAGGCCATATATTTTGCTGTGTAGTTTTGCGGACTACGCTTATAGCCATTCACCTGGAAGTATTTCCCTAATAACTATGAAGAAAGTGAGCTCCCTTACTTGGTGAACGAAGACGTCGCTGCTGCCGTCATCGGGGGAGATGAAGCCCCATCCTTTGGCGACGTTGAACCACTTGCAAGTGCCCCGGCGGCGCGGgccccctccgccccctcccccgcctccATCACCCCGCTCACCCCCCTCAGCCTCCTCGCCACGACTGCTCCCAGTCCCGCTTCCGTTCCCGCTTCCAGGTGAGTCTGAAACAAccacaaaaaacaaaatcagAAACAGCGAATTTTCCATCCGGGCGATCACAAATGAATGAAGAAACCCTTACACTGTGTTGGGtatttaactttaattttaagtcatttttgtAATAATTGTCTTTTTAGCATAAGTCATCGAATGTTGTGTCGTTGccccctctttttctcatcgcaCTCTTTCTAAAAGGAATGAATGGgcctttctctttctctttcaacTGAAATGAATAGCCTTCTGCACGCTTCCCCTTGTCTTGAATCACATGTCGCTCTCCTTCTCGCTCCTCTCTCGCG
The genomic region above belongs to Bemisia tabaci chromosome 8, PGI_BMITA_v3 and contains:
- the lin-28 gene encoding protein lin-28 homolog isoform X1; its protein translation is MNGYTSIATVRKDSPGSGNGSGTGSSRGEEAEGGERGDGGGGGGGGGPRRRGTCKWFNVAKGWGFISPDDGSSDVFVHQSVIQMSGFRSLGDGEEVEFECKATGKGLEATLVTGPKGSPCVGSSRRPVSKKRFRKFRCYNCGEFANHLAAKCSLGPQPKRCHFCKSDAHLIADCPSKPEDKHDEKAGKSSVNGSNDAPESNGDAGPPSNGAPSPSPSKSPKDDKK
- the lin-28 gene encoding protein lin-28 homolog isoform X2, translated to MIDSPGSGNGSGTGSSRGEEAEGGERGDGGGGGGGGGPRRRGTCKWFNVAKGWGFISPDDGSSDVFVHQSVIQMSGFRSLGDGEEVEFECKATGKGLEATLVTGPKGSPCVGSSRRPVSKKRFRKFRCYNCGEFANHLAAKCSLGPQPKRCHFCKSDAHLIADCPSKPEDKHDEKAGKSSVNGSNDAPESNGDAGPPSNGAPSPSPSKSPKDDKK